The genomic window GTCTCGTGGCGGTGTGAGCCCGCAGACCCGCCCTCGCTCCCAGGTGCAACGGCGTCCCCGCGCCCGACGACACATCACAGAGACAACGGAAGCAGCCATGAAGAACGCACTCGCTGTAGCAAAGAGCCACACCTCCCGCGATACCAAGGTGTCGAACCTCGCCTGCGGATAGACGCTCAACACGGGCTTCGCTTCCCGGGCTGTACCACTGCAGACCCGAGGAGCTGCTCACTGGGAACACTGCTGGCCATTGCCCGTGCCTGACCTTCAGCAGCAGGGCCCAGCCGGATCTCCCCCGGCCGGGCCCTGCTGCTGTGCGCGATCCCTGGTCCTTCTCCTAGTCCGTCGAGGTGCCGCCGCCCGGGAGCAGGCGGCGGAAGCCGGTGTAGAGGATCAGCGCGTCCGGCAGGAGCACCGAGCCGTCCTCCTGGAGGCCCTGCTCCAGGAGGGCTGCGACGGTGCGGCCGATCGGGAGGGCGGAGCCGTTGAGGGTGGCGGCGGGGCCCTTGCGGCCGTCCGGGGTCTTGTAGCGGATGCCGGCCCGGCGGGCCTGGAAGGTGCCGCAGTCGGAGACCGAGGAGATCTCGCGGTAGGAGTCGCTGCCGGGCAGCCAGACCTCGATGTCGTAGGTGACCCGGGCCGAGAAGCCCAGGTCGCCGGCGGGCAACTGGACGACGCGGTAGCTGAGTTCGAGCAGCTTCAGGCACTGCTCGGCGTGCCCCACCATCAGCTCGAACTGGTGCGGCGCGTCCTCGGGGGCGCAGATCCGGACCAGCTCGACCTTCTCGAACTGGTGCAGCCGCAGCACCCCGCGGGTGTCGCGGCCGTATGCGCCGGCCTCCGCGCGGAAGCAGGGGGTGCGGGCGGTGAAGGCCTGCGGCAGCTCGCGGCTGTCCAGGGTCTGGCCGGCCACCATGTTGGTCAGCGGCACCTCGGCGGTGGGGATGAGGAAGAGCTCGCGACCGCCGACCGAGGTCGCGAACAGGTCCTCCTCGAACTTGGGCAGCTGGCCGGTGCCGGTCATCGTCTCCCGGTTCACCAGGTAGGGCACCGCGTACTCGGTGTAGCCCTGCTCCTGGGTGTGCAGGTCCAGGAAGAAGTCCGACAGGGCCCGTTCCAGGCGGGCCCCGGCGCCGCGGCTGAGGTGGAACCGGGCGCCGGAGAGCCGGGCGGCCGTCTTGGTGTCGAAGATGCCGAGGTCCTCGCCGATGTCGGCGTGGTGGCGTGGTGTCACGCCGGGGGTGCGGACGGTCGGGCCGATCCGCCGCAGTTCCACCGCCTCCTTCTCGGAGTCGCCGTCGGGCACCGAGTCCAGCGGGATGTTCGGGATCCCGAGCGCGAGTTCCTCGAACTCCTCCTCGGCAGTGCGGACTTCGGCCTCGGCCAGCTGGGTGCGGGCGCGCAGTTCGCGGGCCGCCTCCTTGGCCTCCTCGGTCGGCGGGCCGGCCTTGCGGGCCCGCGCCGCGGCGTTGGCCTCGGCGCGCAGCCCGTCGACCACGCCCTGGGCCTCGGCCCGGCGCCGGTAGGCGGCGGCGAAGGCCTCGCGGTCGAAGGCGAACCTGCGGCGGGCCAGGCGGCGCACCGCCTCCGGGTCCCTCTCGATCAGCTCGCGCGGATCATGCATGGCGTTCTCCGGAATCACCGTGGGACATGGACAGGACCGCGCCCGCCGCGACCGCCGCCGCCAGGTCGGCGTCGACATCGATCGCGGGCGCTTGGACAGCAGCAGGGACGGGAGCAGGAGCGGGGACAGCAGCAGGAGCGGGGACGGGAGCAGGAGCGGGGACAGCAACAGGAGCTGCGACCGGCGCGGTCACCAGGTGCGCCGTGCCCAGCCGCTGGTACGTCGCGCGGCGGGCCGAGCGCAGCCAGGCGGCGGCCAGCAGGCCGAACACCACCACGGCGACCACCAGCCACGGCAGGTCGGCCACCAGCACGTTGGTCGAACCGGTCAGCATGCTGAAGTTGCCCACCACCAGCCACACCGAGGCGACCAGCCCGGCGAAGCCGAGCAGCGGGATGACCGCCTCGCGCAGCCAGCTCCCGCCGCGGGCGCCGCCGCGCAGCCGCGCCACCACCACCGACAGCGCGGCCACCGCCTGGAGCACCACGATGCCCAGCGTGCCCAGGCCCAGCATGCTGGTGGTCATCGAGGTGTACGGGTTGAGCCCGGCCAGCGCGAAGACGGCGGCCACCACCACGGTCAGCACGGTCTGCACCACGCTGGCGCGGTGCGGCGAGGCGAACTTCGGGTGCTGCTCGGCCAGTCCGGCCGGGAGCAGCCCGTCGGCCGCCAGCACCTGGGCGTAGCGGTTGGCGGCGCTGTGCAGCGCGAGGGTGGCGGCGAACAGGCTGGTGCAGAGCATCACCTGCAGGCAGGTGCCGCCGACCGTGCCGAGGTAGCTGTTGCCGAGGTCGAAGAAGAGGTTGCCCAGCTCGTTGCCGGCCACCTCCTTGAGCTTGCCGGTGCCGACCGCGCCCACCGCCAGCCAGCTGGTCAGCGCGTAGAAGCCGGCGATCAGCAGCACCGCGCCGTAGGTGGCGCGCGGCACGCTGCGCTGCGGGTCCTTGGCCTCCTTGCCGTACAGGGCGGCCGACTCGAAGCCGATGAACGAGACGAACGCGAACATCAGCGCCACACCGGTGCCCGGGCCGGTCATGCTGTGCTCGGAGAACGAGGAGGCCGGCAGCGCGTGGGTGCCGTGCTTGACCAGGATCGCGATGTCCAGCGCGAACAGGATCCCGATCTCGCCGAGCATCAGCAGGGCCAGCAGCCTGGCGCTGGCCCCGATCTCGCGGTAGCCGAAGACGGCCACCAGCGCGATCCCCACCGCGGCGCACCACTCCCAGGGCAGGTTGAGGCCGTGCTGGGCCAGGATGATCTGGGTGAAGTAGCCCAGCGCGCCGGCCAGTCCGATGGTGGCGCAGTTGTAGGAGAGCAGGGCGAGGTATCCGGTCGCCACCGCCGGCGGCCGGCCGAGGTCGGCCGCCGTGGAGGCGTAGAAGCCGCCCGAGCCGCCCGTGCGGCGGGCGCTGACCGCGTACCCCACCGAGAAGCAGAGCAGGGTGATGCCGGCGAAGGCGAAGGCCGCCGGCACCCCCGCCCCGTTCCCGAAGGCGAACGCCAGCGGCACCGTGCCGACCATGGCCGACAGCGGTGCCGCCGCGGCGACGATGAGGAAGAGGATGTGACGGGTGGTCAGCCGGCCGGCCGGAGCGGCCGGGGCCTCCGGCCGGCGGGTGGGTCTGTTGTCGGGCATGGCAGCTCCAGGAGGAGGGGCGGGGGTGGGCCGGGGGAGGGTCAGGCGGGTGCGATGGCGAGCACGGTGTTCTGCCCGCCGAAACCGCAGGAGTTGCTCAGCGCCAGGTCGATCGGCATGTGGGAGAGGTTCTGCGCCAGCTTGATGTCGATGCGCGGGTCGGGCAGGAAGAGGTTGGCGGTGGGCGGCACCGTCTCCCGTTCCACGCTCAGCACCGAGAACGCCGCCTCCACCGCCCCGGCCGCACCCAGCAGGTGGCCGGTGACGCCCTTGGTGGAGGTGACCAGCGGGCTGCCGGTGAGCACCCGGTACATCATCCGGGCCTCGGCCAGGTCGTTGAGCGGGGTGGAGGTGCCGTGCGCGTTGACGTGCTGCACGTCCTCGGGGTCCGCGCCCGCGTCGGCCAGGGCCGCGCGGACGGCCGCCTCGATGCCGGCGCCGTCGGGGTGGGGGGAGGTGATGTGGTGCGCGTCGGCGGTGGCGCCGTAGCCGATGATCCGGCCGCGGACGCGTGCGCGACGGGCCCGGGCGTCGGCGATGCGCTCCATCACCAGGATCCCGGCGCCCTCGCCGGCCACGAAGCCGTCCCGGTCCGCGTCGAAGGGGCGCGAGGCGGTGGCCGGGTCGTCCTGGCGCTTGGAGAGCGCGCCCATCTGGGCGAACCCGGCCATCACCAGGGGGGTGATCATGGCTTCGCTGCCGCCGGCCAGCACCACGTCGCAGCGGTTGAGGGCGAGCAGGTCCCGGGCCGTGCCGATGGCGGTGGCGCCGGAGGCGCAGGCGGTGGCGACCACCAGGTTGGGCCCGGTGGCGCCGAACTCGATGGCGGTCTGACCCGCCAGCATGTTGGGCAGCTGCTTGGGCAGCAGCAGCGGGGAGACCCGCTCCGAGCCCTGCTCGCGCAGGACCTGGTGCTGCTGCTCGACCGTGCCCGGGCCGCCGTCCGCGCAGCCGAGGACCACCCCGACCCGCGCCCCGTCCCAGGTGGCGGGGTCGAGGCCGGCGTCGGCGATGGCCTCCCGGGCGGCGACCAGGGCGAACTGTACGAACCTGTCGAGGCGGTGGGCCCGGCGGGCATTCAGCAGGCGCTCGGGATCGAAGTCGGGCACCCGGCACGAGATCCGCACCGGGTTGCCTTCCAGAGCCGGATCGAGCGCGGCGGGGGAACGGCCCCCGCACACGCTCGCCCAGCTCGCTTCGACACCCACGCCGCCTGGTGTGACCAGCCCCAGACCGGTGACCGCGATGTCGATGCCGGCCATCAGACCTTCGCGCTCCGCTCCTCCATGAGTCGCACCATGTCGGCGACGGTCTCGGCCTCCAGCAGTTCGTCGTCGCTGATGTCGAGGCCGAACTCGGCCTTCAGCAGGAGCGACAGCTCCACCACGGCCAGCGAGTCGAGCTCGATGTCCTCGCGGGTGGCCTCCGGGGTGATGGCCTCGGGCGAGATCTTGAGGGTGTCGACCAGGATTTCCCTGAACTGGTCCAGCTGCATGGCAGTTCCCTTTCGTTGACGCGGATGGGTGGAACCTGTGGTGGGGTGAGGTGTGGGGTGGGGTCAGGTGGCGGCGACCTCGGGCCAGACGAGGGTGGTCGCGCCCCAGGAGAGCCCGCCGCCGAAGGCGGTGAGCAGGACCTTGTGACCGGCCCGCAGGCCGCCGTCGGCGGCGGCCTCGGCAAGCAGCACGGGGATGGAGGCGGCCCCCGTGTTGCCGACGTGGGCGATGTTGCTCAGCCGCCGGTCCTCGGGGATCCCCAGCCGGTCGGCGACCGAGCCGAGGATCCGGGCGTTGGCCTGGTGGGCCACGAAGCGGTCGACCTCGTCCAGCCGCCAGCCGGCCGCCTCGGCGGCCTGGGTGGAGACGCTGGTCATCCGCTCGACCGCATGGCGGTAGGTCTCCCGGCCCACCATGCGGAAGTACTCGTCCCCGGGCGCGGCGGGGCGGCCCGAGGAGCGCTGTCGGGAACCGCCGGCCGGCACCTCGATCAGGTGGCTCGACTCGCCGTCGCTGCCCAGGATCTGCCGGCCGATCGCGCCGGGTTCGCCGGCCTCGCCGGCCCGCAGCAGCACCGCCCCCGCACCGTCCGCGAAGATCACCGCGGTGGTGCGGTCCTCGGGGTTGATGATCGTGGTGAAGGCGTCCGCCGCGATCAGCAGCACCCGCTCGGCGAGGCCCGAGGCGATCAGCCCCTCGGCGCTGGCGAGCCCGAACAGGAAGCCCGAGCAGACCGCGGCCACGTCGAAGGCGGGCACGTGGCCCAGGCCCAGGCGGGCCGCGACCTGCGGCGCGGTGGCCGGACAGGGCTGGTCCGGGGTGGTGGTGGCGAGCACCACCGCGTCCACCCGGTCGTCGCCCGCCGACTTCAGCGCCCGCCAGCCCGCCTCGACCGCCAGGTCGGAGGTGGCGGTGCCGGGCGTGACCACGTGCCGGGTGGCGATGCCGGTGCGGCTGCGGATCCACTCGTCGGAGGTGTCCAGCCTGCGCGACAGGTCCTCGTTGGTGACCACCTGGGGCGGCAGGTACGCCCCGAGCCCGGCGAGTACCGCGGCGGGGCCACGGCGAGGGGTCACCGGTCGGCCCCCGGTGAGGCGAGGACTTCCACCGGCAGGCCCATGTAGGCCATCCGGGCCTCGGCCATCTCGTCGGTCCACCGCTCGGCCATGTCGTAGCGCTGGTCCGGCGTGGTGTCGAGCAGGCGCACGCCGGGCCACACCTCGTAGTCGCCGATCAGGTCGGCGTGCTGCGCCATGCCCTTCTGGAACAGCTCCTCGCGGTGGATCACGAACTCCCGGTCGGGCACCTCGTCCCAGAGCTCGACGCCGGCCCGCAGGATCTCCAGCAGCCGGGGCCGGTACTCGGGGTGGCGGGCGACGTGGTCGCGCAGGATGGTGCTGGCCACGGTGAGGTGGCGGATCTCGTCGATCGCGGTGCCGCGGGAGATCTCCCCGGTGGCGGGCGACAGCGGGGTCCACTTGCGCTCGCTCAGCTCGGCGGCGGGGGCCAGCACGCCCTCGATGACAATGGCGAACACCGCGACGCCGCCGGGGAAGTCGGCCTTGTCCCGGACGATGTCGAGGGTGAAGTCGACGACCGGCTCCAGCACCCGGGCCCGGTAGTCGGCGGCCATCTCGTCGATGTCGCGCAGCAGCGTCGCGGCCGGCTGCCCCAGCTCCACCAGGTGGTTGCGGAACACCCGGGCGTGCCGTGCCTCGTCGATCAACTGGGTGGCGTAGAACTCCAGTTCCGGAACCCCGGGGGCGATGGCGACGTAGTGGCCGAGCAGCCGGGTGGCGATCTCCTCGGACAGGCCGCGGAAGCCGAACTCCAGCACCAGCGCGTCGCGCAGCGGGCCGGGCTCCTTGAGGAAGTCCGGCACCACCGCGTCGCGGTGGTGGCCGGTCTCGCCGCGGTCGCGGAGCGTGCCCTGCGCCACCGAGGTGAACCAGTAGGCGAGGTTGCACTCCTCGGGGCCGAGGGTGAGTTCCTTCGCGCCGTCGAGCAGGCCGGGAGCCGTGTCCCAGCCGGCCTCGGGCGCCACGAAGTGGTTCATGGTGTGGATGTCTCCTTCGATGTCAGGACCGGCTGCAGGGACCCGGCGAACAGGGCGCCGGAGTAGCTGAGGAGCGGGGAGTCCTCGACGGCGGTGGCGTGCACCACCCGGCCGAGCAGCACCAGGCTGTCGCCCAGCGGGAGGGTGCCGTGCACCCGGCAGACGTAGTGGGCCAGCGCGCCGGCCAGCAGCGGGGCGCCCGCGTAGGGGGCGGGGGACCACCGGAGGCCGGCGAACTGCCCGCCGCCGTCCGGGCGCCTGCTCGCGAACCGCTGGGCCAGGTCGGCCTGCTGGGCGCCGAGCACGTTGACCGCGAACCGGCCCTCCTCCCCGGCCAGTTGGGCGAAGGAGGAGCCGACCCGCAGGCAGACCCCGAGCAGCAGCGGGTCCTTGGAGATCAGGGTGACCGTGCTGGCCGTGGTGCCGTGCAGGTGGCCGTCCCGGTTGACGGTGAGCACCGACACCGGGGAGGCCAGATGGTACAGGGCCCGGCGGCGCTCGGCCGGGTCCTGCCGGGCCGGGCGCCGGGCGGCCGGCGCCGGGCCGTCCACCGGCGCGAGGGTACTGGCGGCTGCGGCGCTCATCGCACCGGTTCCCGTTGCGCGCCCGACCGGCTGCCGACCGGCTGCGCGGCGGCCGGCCTCGGCGTGGCCGTGGGGGTGGCCGTAGCAGTGGCCGTGGCGGTGACCCTGGCGGGGACGTGCCCCACCGGCACCGGACCGTCACCGTGGTGCCCGACCGGCTTGGGGTGCGCGACCCCGAGGTCGTCCAGCAGTCGCAGGTAGCCGCTCTGGCGCACCGGCTCGAAGGGGAGCGCGAAGGACTTCATGAAGTTGCCGAACAGCCCCCGGTCCCCGAAGAGGTGGAACGGCAGCACCAGTAACGCCCACTCCGGCTTCACCAGCAGGCACCACAGCGCGGCCACCGCGCCCTGGGTGATGAGGCTGTGCATCACGTTGTAGGCCACGTAGTAGCCCTTGTGGACGGGCCGCCCGCCGCTGCGCTTGAAGGCGAGGGCGCCCGGGATGTAGCCGATCAGGTCGATGTACAGGAACAGCGCGACCGCGGGCAGCCAGCGCACCTGGTCGAGGTGGGCGATCAGCAGGCCGGTGGTGACGGCGAAGGCGACCAGGTACTCCGCGCGGTGCAGGGAGTAGGTCCTCGGCGTCTCGAAGGGATTTGCCTGATCCATCATCAGCTCCTGGTGGGCGACCGGCTACACGGCGGCAGCGGCGGGAGTGGTCAGTTCGATGCCCCCGACCACCTCGGTGTCCGGGTAGAGCCCGGTCAGCGCCCAGGCCACGGTCTCCTTGATGACCCGCTCGGCGATCGGGTCGAGGATGCCCTCCAGGCTCGGGATGCCGAAGTCGAAGTCCGCCTCGAAGGTCACCCGGACGTCGTCGCCCTCCTGGGCCAGCGTCCAGGCACCGGTGAAGCTGTCGAAGTCGCCGTCGGTCTGCTCGAAGCTGATCCGGTTGCCCGCCAGGTCGAAGACGTCGTCCTCGGTCCAGCGCAACAGGCCGCTGCGGAAGTGCAGTTCCCAGCTGGAGGAGCCGACCGGCGCTGGCAGCGTCGCGTGCACCTCGGTCGCCTTCACGTGCGGGGCGAGCTCCGGGTACCGCTCCCAGCGGCGCACGGCGTCCAGCACCGCCGCGGCCTCCTGCCCGGGGACAAGGGCGATCAGTTCAACGTGCCGCACTTTTGGTACCGCCTTCCGGCATAGTGGCCGCGCCCCGGACCAGGTCGCGGGTGGCCAGATCGAAGGAGTTGAGCAGGAACGCCACGTCGGTGGCGCTGAGCACGGCGGGCGGCGTGAACCGCACCACCGAGCTGCCGTTCATGGAGTGGTTGGCCACCACGCCGTGGTTGAACAGCTCGATCAGCAGTTCGCCGGCCAGGCCCGCCTCGATCAGCTCCAGGCCGATCAGGGTGCCCTGGCCGCGCACGTCCACCACCAGGTCGGGGATGTTGCGGTGGGCGATCTCGGCGATCCGCGGCAGCAGTTCGGCGCCCAGGCGGGCCGACCTGGCGACCAGGTCCTCCTCGTGCATGGCGCGGATGGCGCCCTGCACGGCCGCCATCAGCACCGGCTGGCCGGAGAAGGTGGCGGTGTGGACGTAGGGGTCCTTGTCGAAGGGCTTGAAGGCCTTGCGGGTGGCGACCGCGGCCGAGACCGGCAGCACCCCGCCGCCCAGCGCCTTGCCGGTCAGCAGCACGTCGGGGACCACGCCCTCGGCGTCGGCGCCCCACCAGGTGCCGAGCCGGCCGAAGCCGGTCTGCACCTCGTCCAGGATCAGGAACCCGCCGTACTGGCGGACCAGTTCCTCCACCTTCTTCAGGTAGCCGGCCGGCGGGATGATGACCCCGCCCTCGCCCTGGACCGGCTCCAGGATCACGCAGACCTCGCCGGGGTGGGCGGCCAGCTCGGCCTCCAGCGCGTCGGCGTCCCCGAACGGCAGGTGGAGGAAGTCCGGCACCAGCGGGCGGAACGGGGCCTGGTAGACCTCCTTGGCGGTGGCCGACAGCGCGCCCATGGTCTTGCCGTGGTAGCCGCCCTTCATCGAGACGGTGCGGCGGAACCCGCCCGCCCGGGCCAGCTTGAGGCCGGTCTCCACCGCCTCGGCGCCGGAGAGCGCGAAGTGCACCCGGTCCAGCCCCGGCGGCATGACCGAGACCAGCGCCTCGGCCGCCCGCGCCACGGTGGGCTCCAGCAGGATGCGGGTGGCGGTGGGGTGGGTGCGCAGCTGGCGCTCCACCTCCTCCATCACGATCGGGTGGCGGGCGCCCATGATGAACACGCCGTAGCCGCCGGCGTTCAGGAAGCGCTCGCCGTCGCTGGTGGTGAGCCAGGCGCCCTCGGACGCCGTCTCCATGTGGCTGCCGAAGAGCTCGGCGAGGGTGGCGCGGCCCTTGCTCAGATGGGCCCGGTAGAGCCCCAGGATCTTCTCTTCGGTATCGGCCGGGGCGGCGGCCGGGGCGGTCTCCTGCAGTACGGTCACGAGGTACTCACTCCAAGGAAGCGTGGGGGTGTGCGGGGTCGGCTCAGGCCAGCACCAGGGCCTCGCCCCGGAAGTAGCGCAGCAGCGGATCGCTGGCGGCGGCCCGGGCCGGCGGGTGGAAGGCGAGCGCCTGGACCGCCGCCGCGGCCGCGGTGTGGTCGTTCGAGCGGATGAAGTCCAGCCCGCCCAGCAGCTCCAGGGCCCGCGCGGCGATCCGCGGCAGCATCCGCTGCACCGAGTACCGGGCGACCAGGCTGCGGGCCACCGCGTCGTCGTCGGGGAACGGGCCGATGCCGCGGGCGGCGCTCTCCAGCAGCGTCAGGACCGCCTCCAGCTCGATGGCGAGGTCGGTCCGCTCCAGCGCGCCGCCGCGCTCGCGGTGGATCACCTGCTCGACCAGGGCGGCGGCGGCACCGGCGTAGCCGGCGCTGATCAGCGTCTCGAACCAGACGAAGCCGGCCGTCTGCAGGTCGTCCAGCCGGCGCGGGTCGTCGGCGCCGGCCCGCACCACCATGTCCTCGGGGACGTACACGTCCGCGAGCCGCACCTCGTCGCTCTCGGCGCCGGCCAGCAGCTCGTTGCCCCAGAAGCGGTGCACGCTCAGGCCCGGCGCCGTGGCGGGCACCAGGGCCAGCGCCAGCTCGGCGGGGCCCTCGTCGTTGTAGACCGCGATGCTGGCGGTCAGCAGGTTCATC from Kitasatospora sp. NBC_01250 includes these protein-coding regions:
- the serS gene encoding serine--tRNA ligase, with the protein product MHDPRELIERDPEAVRRLARRRFAFDREAFAAAYRRRAEAQGVVDGLRAEANAAARARKAGPPTEEAKEAARELRARTQLAEAEVRTAEEEFEELALGIPNIPLDSVPDGDSEKEAVELRRIGPTVRTPGVTPRHHADIGEDLGIFDTKTAARLSGARFHLSRGAGARLERALSDFFLDLHTQEQGYTEYAVPYLVNRETMTGTGQLPKFEEDLFATSVGGRELFLIPTAEVPLTNMVAGQTLDSRELPQAFTARTPCFRAEAGAYGRDTRGVLRLHQFEKVELVRICAPEDAPHQFELMVGHAEQCLKLLELSYRVVQLPAGDLGFSARVTYDIEVWLPGSDSYREISSVSDCGTFQARRAGIRYKTPDGRKGPAATLNGSALPIGRTVAALLEQGLQEDGSVLLPDALILYTGFRRLLPGGGTSTD
- a CDS encoding APC family permease is translated as MPDNRPTRRPEAPAAPAGRLTTRHILFLIVAAAAPLSAMVGTVPLAFAFGNGAGVPAAFAFAGITLLCFSVGYAVSARRTGGSGGFYASTAADLGRPPAVATGYLALLSYNCATIGLAGALGYFTQIILAQHGLNLPWEWCAAVGIALVAVFGYREIGASARLLALLMLGEIGILFALDIAILVKHGTHALPASSFSEHSMTGPGTGVALMFAFVSFIGFESAALYGKEAKDPQRSVPRATYGAVLLIAGFYALTSWLAVGAVGTGKLKEVAGNELGNLFFDLGNSYLGTVGGTCLQVMLCTSLFAATLALHSAANRYAQVLAADGLLPAGLAEQHPKFASPHRASVVQTVLTVVVAAVFALAGLNPYTSMTTSMLGLGTLGIVVLQAVAALSVVVARLRGGARGGSWLREAVIPLLGFAGLVASVWLVVGNFSMLTGSTNVLVADLPWLVVAVVVFGLLAAAWLRSARRATYQRLGTAHLVTAPVAAPVAVPAPAPVPAPAAVPAPAPVPAAVQAPAIDVDADLAAAVAAGAVLSMSHGDSGERHA
- a CDS encoding beta-ketoacyl-[acyl-carrier-protein] synthase family protein, whose translation is MAGIDIAVTGLGLVTPGGVGVEASWASVCGGRSPAALDPALEGNPVRISCRVPDFDPERLLNARRAHRLDRFVQFALVAAREAIADAGLDPATWDGARVGVVLGCADGGPGTVEQQHQVLREQGSERVSPLLLPKQLPNMLAGQTAIEFGATGPNLVVATACASGATAIGTARDLLALNRCDVVLAGGSEAMITPLVMAGFAQMGALSKRQDDPATASRPFDADRDGFVAGEGAGILVMERIADARARRARVRGRIIGYGATADAHHITSPHPDGAGIEAAVRAALADAGADPEDVQHVNAHGTSTPLNDLAEARMMYRVLTGSPLVTSTKGVTGHLLGAAGAVEAAFSVLSVERETVPPTANLFLPDPRIDIKLAQNLSHMPIDLALSNSCGFGGQNTVLAIAPA
- a CDS encoding acyl carrier protein; this encodes MQLDQFREILVDTLKISPEAITPEATREDIELDSLAVVELSLLLKAEFGLDISDDELLEAETVADMVRLMEERSAKV
- a CDS encoding beta-ketoacyl-ACP synthase III, translated to MTPRRGPAAVLAGLGAYLPPQVVTNEDLSRRLDTSDEWIRSRTGIATRHVVTPGTATSDLAVEAGWRALKSAGDDRVDAVVLATTTPDQPCPATAPQVAARLGLGHVPAFDVAAVCSGFLFGLASAEGLIASGLAERVLLIAADAFTTIINPEDRTTAVIFADGAGAVLLRAGEAGEPGAIGRQILGSDGESSHLIEVPAGGSRQRSSGRPAAPGDEYFRMVGRETYRHAVERMTSVSTQAAEAAGWRLDEVDRFVAHQANARILGSVADRLGIPEDRRLSNIAHVGNTGAASIPVLLAEAAADGGLRAGHKVLLTAFGGGLSWGATTLVWPEVAAT
- a CDS encoding VlmB-like protein; translation: MNHFVAPEAGWDTAPGLLDGAKELTLGPEECNLAYWFTSVAQGTLRDRGETGHHRDAVVPDFLKEPGPLRDALVLEFGFRGLSEEIATRLLGHYVAIAPGVPELEFYATQLIDEARHARVFRNHLVELGQPAATLLRDIDEMAADYRARVLEPVVDFTLDIVRDKADFPGGVAVFAIVIEGVLAPAAELSERKWTPLSPATGEISRGTAIDEIRHLTVASTILRDHVARHPEYRPRLLEILRAGVELWDEVPDREFVIHREELFQKGMAQHADLIGDYEVWPGVRLLDTTPDQRYDMAERWTDEMAEARMAYMGLPVEVLASPGADR
- a CDS encoding flavin reductase family protein, producing MSAAAASTLAPVDGPAPAARRPARQDPAERRRALYHLASPVSVLTVNRDGHLHGTTASTVTLISKDPLLLGVCLRVGSSFAQLAGEEGRFAVNVLGAQQADLAQRFASRRPDGGGQFAGLRWSPAPYAGAPLLAGALAHYVCRVHGTLPLGDSLVLLGRVVHATAVEDSPLLSYSGALFAGSLQPVLTSKETSTP
- a CDS encoding type II toxin-antitoxin system RatA family toxin, whose amino-acid sequence is MRHVELIALVPGQEAAAVLDAVRRWERYPELAPHVKATEVHATLPAPVGSSSWELHFRSGLLRWTEDDVFDLAGNRISFEQTDGDFDSFTGAWTLAQEGDDVRVTFEADFDFGIPSLEGILDPIAERVIKETVAWALTGLYPDTEVVGGIELTTPAAAAV
- a CDS encoding aspartate aminotransferase family protein, which encodes MTVLQETAPAAAPADTEEKILGLYRAHLSKGRATLAELFGSHMETASEGAWLTTSDGERFLNAGGYGVFIMGARHPIVMEEVERQLRTHPTATRILLEPTVARAAEALVSVMPPGLDRVHFALSGAEAVETGLKLARAGGFRRTVSMKGGYHGKTMGALSATAKEVYQAPFRPLVPDFLHLPFGDADALEAELAAHPGEVCVILEPVQGEGGVIIPPAGYLKKVEELVRQYGGFLILDEVQTGFGRLGTWWGADAEGVVPDVLLTGKALGGGVLPVSAAVATRKAFKPFDKDPYVHTATFSGQPVLMAAVQGAIRAMHEEDLVARSARLGAELLPRIAEIAHRNIPDLVVDVRGQGTLIGLELIEAGLAGELLIELFNHGVVANHSMNGSSVVRFTPPAVLSATDVAFLLNSFDLATRDLVRGAATMPEGGTKSAAR
- a CDS encoding acyl-CoA dehydrogenase family protein — protein: MRSLDAARAVCERYHPGLLKELESIPFAEREKPGSPVIDLFRVYGGVGLLVPAEYGGHGADPLDALLVQQALGAISPSLAAAVTMHHFTVAMLYSLAGRSERLTDAQLNLLRRVVQDQQLLASGWAEGRTQQNILTPAVTARPVRGGYLLSGSKKPCSLSASMNLLTASIAVYNDEGPAELALALVPATAPGLSVHRFWGNELLAGAESDEVRLADVYVPEDMVVRAGADDPRRLDDLQTAGFVWFETLISAGYAGAAAALVEQVIHRERGGALERTDLAIELEAVLTLLESAARGIGPFPDDDAVARSLVARYSVQRMLPRIAARALELLGGLDFIRSNDHTAAAAAVQALAFHPPARAAASDPLLRYFRGEALVLA